From Ancylobacter pratisalsi, one genomic window encodes:
- a CDS encoding LssY C-terminal domain-containing protein, with the protein MASGHTKTRRVWHWVLAAFLVWAAAAYIILPRLWTHHERQPGIRHMPMVTQTKQGIPGDPIDVGLVGTKEDVIRAMVAAGWRPADPVTLKSSVAIVGSVVLGRADPQAPVSPLFYDGRMQDLAFEKEVGKSADRRDHVRFWKVLDVGAEREPVWLGSATYDRGVGLSHYTAAVTHHIGPDVDAVRDLLIDDLKAADAVRTVYQVTGLGPTLFGRNGGGDAYYTDGEIWFAWLMPDGEKNPKPAIIIAPPPAVGAKDAIWSAVANLVGVE; encoded by the coding sequence GTGGCAAGCGGGCACACCAAGACGCGGCGGGTCTGGCACTGGGTTCTCGCCGCGTTTCTCGTCTGGGCCGCTGCTGCCTACATCATACTGCCGCGGCTGTGGACCCATCACGAGCGTCAGCCGGGCATCCGGCACATGCCGATGGTGACACAGACGAAGCAGGGCATTCCCGGCGATCCCATCGACGTCGGTCTGGTGGGGACAAAGGAGGATGTCATCCGCGCCATGGTGGCGGCGGGCTGGCGTCCCGCCGATCCGGTGACGCTCAAATCCAGCGTGGCCATTGTCGGGTCCGTCGTGCTCGGTCGCGCCGATCCGCAGGCGCCGGTCAGCCCGCTGTTCTATGACGGCCGCATGCAGGACCTCGCCTTCGAGAAGGAGGTCGGGAAAAGCGCCGACCGACGCGACCATGTGCGGTTCTGGAAAGTGCTGGACGTTGGTGCGGAGCGCGAGCCGGTCTGGCTCGGCTCGGCCACCTATGATCGGGGTGTCGGCCTCAGCCATTACACCGCGGCCGTCACCCATCACATCGGCCCGGATGTCGACGCGGTGCGCGACCTGCTGATCGATGATCTGAAGGCGGCGGATGCCGTGCGCACCGTCTATCAGGTCACCGGCCTCGGCCCGACCCTGTTCGGGCGCAATGGCGGTGGCGATGCGTATTACACCGATGGCGAGATCTGGTTTGCCTGGCTGATGCCCGATGGCGAGAAGAACCCCAAGCCCGCGATCATCATCGCCCCGCCGCCCGCCGTCGGCGCCAAGGACGCGATCTGGAGCGCTGTGGCCAATCTGGTCGGCGTGGAGTGA
- the metH gene encoding methionine synthase, giving the protein MSAPMTVQPTETLNALRHAASQRILVLDGAMGTMIQQLKLDEAGYRGERFADWGRDLKGNNDLLNLTKPDAVRDIHLAYFLAGADLVETNTFSGTTIAMADYGMESLVYEINFEGARLAKEAATLAEAKDGRRRFVAGAIGPTNRTASISPDVNDPGFRATSFDELATAYGEQAAALIDGGADLLLIETIFDTLNAKAAVFAIERLFEARGIRVPVMISGTITDLSGRTLSGQTPEAFWNSLRHAAPFSIGLNCALGAKEMRAHIDELSRIADTLVCAYPNAGLPNEFGLYDESPEAMARLVGDFAASGLVNIVGGCCGTTPDHIRAIAQAVAPHAPRVVPEIEPRLRLSGLEPFELTPIIPFVNVGERTNVTGSARFRKLITNGDYAAALAVARDQVENGAQVIDVNMDEGLLDSEKAMVTFLNLLAAEPDIARVPVMVDSSKWSVIEAGLKCIQGKGIVNSISMKEGEDAFRHHARLVRAYGAAVVVMAFDEKGQADTYERKVEICGRAYRILVDEVGFPPEDIIFDPNIFAVATGIEEHAGYGVAFIEATRAICQQLPYAHISGGVSNLSFSFRGNEMVREAMHAVFLYHAIAAGMDMGIVNAGQLAPYSEIEPELREACEDVVLNRRDDATERLLALAERFKGGGRERREADLTWRTWPVEKRIAHALINGITEFVEVDTEEARQSVARPLHVIEGPLMAGMNVVGDLFGAGKMFLPQVVKSARVMKQAVAYLMPFMEQEKLDTGSSEDSSAGKILMATVKGDVHDIGKNIVGVVLQCNNYEVIDLGVMVPTAKILEIAKAENVDVIGLSGLITPSLDEMVHVASEMEREGFNVPLLIGGATTSRVHTAVKIAPQYVRGQAVYVTDASRAVGVVSNLLNDNTRADYVADVRAEYAKLADAHARSDRGKVRVRLEDARANRLALDFDSYRAPVPTFLGTRVFESYDLGELVPYIDWTPFFQSWELTGHFPAILDDEKVGPAARALYDDARKMLDRIVAEKWLTARAVVGFWPANAVGDDIVLYGDDTRAGEIATLHTLRQQMAKREGRTNLALSDFVTPKSTGLPDYLGGFCVSTGFGEHERSEAFKAAHDDYSAILLKALADRLAEAFAERMHERVRREFWAYAPDEALGNAELIHEDYRGIRPAPGYPAQPDHTEKATLFKLLDVTPRIGVELTESFAMWPGAAVSGLYFAHPEASYFGVGRIERDQVEDYAARKGMSVEEAERWLAPVLNYDPLSYKAVAAE; this is encoded by the coding sequence ATGAGTGCCCCCATGACCGTCCAGCCGACCGAGACCCTCAACGCCCTCCGGCATGCCGCCTCGCAGCGCATCCTCGTGCTCGACGGCGCGATGGGCACGATGATCCAGCAGCTCAAGCTGGATGAGGCAGGGTATCGCGGCGAGCGCTTCGCCGACTGGGGTCGGGACCTCAAGGGCAATAACGACCTGCTCAACCTCACCAAACCGGACGCGGTGCGCGACATTCACCTCGCCTATTTCCTGGCAGGTGCGGATCTGGTCGAGACCAACACCTTCTCCGGCACCACCATCGCCATGGCCGATTACGGCATGGAGAGCCTGGTCTATGAGATCAATTTCGAGGGTGCGCGCCTCGCCAAGGAGGCCGCGACGCTTGCCGAGGCCAAGGACGGCCGACGCCGCTTCGTCGCCGGCGCCATCGGGCCCACGAACCGCACCGCCTCGATCTCGCCGGACGTCAACGATCCCGGCTTCCGCGCCACGAGTTTCGACGAGCTGGCAACCGCTTATGGAGAGCAGGCCGCCGCGTTGATCGACGGTGGCGCCGATCTGCTGCTGATCGAGACAATCTTCGACACGCTGAACGCCAAGGCGGCGGTTTTCGCCATCGAGCGGTTGTTCGAGGCGCGCGGCATCCGCGTGCCGGTGATGATTTCCGGCACCATCACCGATCTGTCCGGCCGCACGCTCTCGGGCCAGACGCCGGAGGCGTTCTGGAACTCGCTGCGCCACGCCGCGCCGTTTTCCATCGGCCTCAATTGCGCGCTCGGCGCCAAGGAGATGCGCGCCCATATCGACGAGCTGTCGCGGATCGCCGACACGCTCGTTTGCGCCTATCCCAATGCCGGCCTGCCGAATGAGTTCGGCCTCTATGATGAGAGCCCGGAGGCGATGGCGCGCCTCGTCGGTGACTTCGCGGCCTCGGGGCTGGTCAATATTGTCGGCGGCTGTTGCGGCACGACACCGGACCATATCCGGGCGATCGCGCAGGCCGTGGCTCCGCATGCGCCCCGTGTGGTCCCCGAGATCGAGCCGCGCCTGCGCCTGTCCGGTCTTGAGCCGTTCGAGCTGACGCCGATCATTCCCTTCGTGAATGTCGGCGAGCGCACCAACGTCACCGGCTCGGCGCGCTTCCGCAAGCTCATCACCAATGGTGACTACGCCGCCGCGCTCGCCGTGGCGCGCGACCAGGTGGAGAACGGCGCGCAGGTCATCGACGTCAACATGGACGAGGGCCTGCTCGATTCCGAGAAGGCGATGGTCACCTTCCTCAACCTGCTCGCCGCGGAGCCGGATATCGCCCGCGTGCCCGTGATGGTCGACAGCTCGAAGTGGAGCGTCATCGAAGCCGGGCTGAAGTGCATCCAGGGCAAGGGCATCGTCAATTCGATCTCGATGAAGGAGGGCGAGGACGCCTTCCGTCATCACGCCCGTCTGGTGCGCGCCTATGGCGCGGCAGTGGTTGTCATGGCCTTTGACGAAAAGGGCCAGGCCGACACCTATGAGCGCAAGGTGGAGATCTGCGGGCGGGCCTACCGCATCCTCGTCGACGAGGTCGGTTTCCCGCCCGAGGACATCATCTTCGATCCGAACATCTTCGCGGTGGCGACCGGCATCGAGGAGCATGCGGGTTACGGCGTCGCCTTCATCGAGGCGACCCGCGCCATCTGCCAGCAGCTGCCTTACGCCCACATCTCCGGCGGCGTCTCCAATCTCTCCTTCTCGTTCCGTGGCAACGAGATGGTGCGCGAGGCCATGCACGCGGTGTTCCTGTATCACGCCATCGCCGCCGGCATGGATATGGGCATCGTCAATGCCGGCCAACTCGCGCCCTATAGCGAGATCGAGCCCGAGCTGCGCGAGGCGTGCGAGGACGTGGTGCTGAACCGCCGCGATGACGCCACCGAGCGCCTGCTGGCCCTTGCCGAGCGCTTCAAGGGGGGCGGCCGCGAGCGGCGGGAGGCCGATCTCACCTGGCGCACCTGGCCGGTGGAAAAGCGCATCGCCCACGCGCTGATCAACGGCATCACCGAGTTCGTCGAGGTCGACACGGAGGAGGCGCGCCAGTCGGTCGCCCGGCCGCTGCACGTCATCGAGGGACCGCTGATGGCCGGCATGAACGTGGTCGGTGACCTGTTCGGCGCCGGCAAGATGTTCCTGCCGCAGGTGGTGAAATCCGCGCGCGTGATGAAGCAGGCGGTCGCCTATCTCATGCCCTTCATGGAGCAGGAGAAGCTCGACACCGGCAGCTCGGAGGATTCCTCCGCCGGCAAGATCCTGATGGCGACAGTGAAGGGCGATGTGCACGACATCGGCAAGAACATCGTCGGCGTCGTTCTCCAATGCAACAATTACGAGGTCATCGACCTCGGCGTGATGGTGCCGACCGCGAAGATCCTGGAGATCGCCAAGGCGGAGAACGTCGACGTCATCGGCCTGTCGGGTCTCATCACCCCCTCGCTGGACGAGATGGTGCATGTCGCCTCCGAGATGGAGCGCGAGGGCTTTAACGTGCCGCTGCTGATCGGCGGCGCGACGACCTCGCGCGTCCACACGGCGGTGAAGATCGCCCCGCAATATGTGCGCGGGCAGGCGGTCTATGTCACCGATGCCAGCCGGGCGGTGGGCGTGGTCTCCAACCTGCTCAACGACAACACCCGCGCCGACTACGTGGCCGATGTGCGCGCCGAATACGCCAAGCTCGCCGATGCCCACGCCCGGTCCGATCGTGGCAAGGTCCGGGTGCGGCTGGAGGATGCGCGCGCCAACCGCCTGGCGCTCGATTTCGACAGCTACCGCGCCCCGGTGCCCACCTTCCTCGGCACGCGCGTGTTCGAGAGCTACGATCTCGGCGAGCTGGTGCCGTATATCGACTGGACGCCGTTCTTCCAGTCCTGGGAGCTCACCGGCCATTTCCCGGCGATTCTGGACGACGAGAAGGTCGGCCCCGCGGCGCGCGCGCTTTACGACGATGCCCGCAAGATGCTGGACAGGATCGTTGCCGAAAAGTGGCTCACCGCCCGTGCCGTGGTCGGGTTCTGGCCGGCCAACGCGGTCGGCGACGACATCGTGCTCTACGGGGACGATACCCGCGCCGGGGAAATTGCCACGCTGCACACGCTGCGCCAGCAGATGGCGAAGCGCGAGGGCCGCACCAATCTGGCGCTGTCCGATTTCGTCACCCCGAAGTCGACCGGCCTGCCGGACTATCTCGGCGGCTTCTGCGTCTCGACGGGCTTTGGCGAGCACGAGCGTTCGGAGGCCTTCAAGGCCGCCCATGACGACTATTCGGCCATTCTCCTCAAGGCGCTGGCGGACCGCCTGGCGGAAGCTTTCGCCGAGCGCATGCATGAGCGCGTGCGCCGGGAATTCTGGGCCTATGCGCCGGACGAGGCGCTGGGCAATGCCGAGCTGATCCACGAGGACTATCGCGGCATCCGCCCGGCGCCGGGATACCCCGCCCAGCCCGACCACACCGAGAAGGCGACGCTGTTCAAACTGCTGGACGTGACGCCGCGCATCGGCGTGGAGCTGACGGAGAGCTTCGCCATGTGGCCGGGGGCGGCGGTGTCGGGGCTCTATTTCGCCCACCCGGAGGCGTCCTATTTCGGTGTCGGGCGCATCGAGCGCGACCAGGTCGAGGACTATGCCGCGCGCAAGGGGATGAGCGTGGAAGAAGCCGAGCGCTGGCTGGCGCCGGTTCTCAACTACGACCCGCTGAGCTACAAAGCCGTCGCGGCGGAATAG
- the metF gene encoding methylenetetrahydrofolate reductase [NAD(P)H] produces the protein MSSDIERRSRRAGGRPISVSFEFFPPKSPEMESTLWNSITRLAPLAPKFVSVTYGAGGSTRERTHATVERIVSETRLAPAAHLTCVSASKDEVDEVVRGYWEAGVRHVVALRGDPPGGVGQAYEPHPEGYTTSADLVAGVRRIANFEVSVSAYPEKHPESPSFETDLDILAAKVDAGATRAITQCFFDNDLYFSYLDKVRARGIDVPVVPGILPVTNFKQAVNFATKTGTYMPSWLAGRFEGLDNDPETRKLIAAAVAAEQVFDLLDRGVTEFHFYTLNRADLVYAICHLLGLRPPRDAGAGQGSGQAAA, from the coding sequence ATGTCGTCGGATATCGAGCGCCGCAGCCGCCGCGCCGGCGGTCGGCCGATTTCGGTTTCGTTCGAGTTCTTTCCGCCGAAGTCGCCGGAGATGGAGTCCACGCTGTGGAATTCCATCACCCGCCTCGCGCCGCTGGCACCGAAATTCGTCTCCGTGACCTATGGCGCGGGCGGCTCCACCCGCGAGCGCACCCACGCCACGGTGGAGCGCATCGTCAGTGAGACGCGTCTGGCCCCGGCCGCCCATCTCACCTGCGTCTCCGCCTCGAAGGACGAGGTCGACGAGGTCGTGCGCGGCTACTGGGAAGCGGGCGTGCGCCATGTCGTGGCCCTGCGGGGGGATCCGCCCGGCGGTGTCGGGCAGGCCTATGAGCCGCATCCGGAGGGCTACACCACCTCGGCGGATCTCGTCGCCGGCGTGCGGCGTATCGCGAATTTCGAAGTCTCCGTATCGGCTTATCCGGAAAAGCACCCCGAAAGCCCATCCTTTGAGACCGATCTCGACATTCTCGCGGCAAAGGTCGATGCGGGCGCCACGCGGGCCATCACCCAGTGCTTCTTCGATAACGACCTGTATTTCAGCTATCTCGACAAGGTCCGCGCGCGCGGCATCGATGTGCCGGTCGTGCCCGGCATCCTGCCGGTGACGAACTTCAAGCAGGCGGTGAACTTCGCCACCAAGACCGGCACCTACATGCCGTCCTGGCTGGCGGGGCGCTTCGAGGGGCTGGACAACGATCCCGAGACCCGCAAGCTCATCGCCGCGGCCGTGGCGGCCGAACAGGTGTTCGACCTGCTTGATCGCGGCGTCACCGAGTTCCATTTCTACACGCTCAACCGCGCCGACCTTGTCTACGCCATCTGCCACCTGCTGGGCCTGCGCCCGCCGAGGGACGCGGGAGCCGGGCAGGGGAGCGGACAGGCGGCGGCGTAG
- a CDS encoding ArsR/SmtB family transcription factor, which yields MSPTSLSFARLLDGLKAAGEDTRLRLLALLGEGELTVSELTEILGQSQPRISRHLKLLAEAGLVERFREASWVFYRRAVDAPGAPLAEALLGLMAPDDDILLRDHERLEAVRTARAAHAQAYFRAHAHEWDAIRRLHAPEEEVERAIQESLQGVEISSLLDLGTGTGRVLELFAPVIERGVGIDLSADMLSVARANLERAGVRNATVRQGDIYNLALPRDSFDVVVVHQVLHFLEDAPRALKEAARVLRPGGCLLVVDFDPHELEFLRDQHAHRRLGFAPEIMENWLAQAGLVLQSHRSLAPQADGKLTVSLWLARDARAALATNQHNREVA from the coding sequence ATGTCGCCCACCTCACTCAGTTTCGCGCGCCTGCTCGACGGCCTCAAGGCGGCCGGCGAGGACACGCGCCTGCGCCTGCTCGCCCTGCTGGGCGAAGGCGAGCTGACCGTGTCCGAGCTTACCGAAATCCTGGGCCAGTCGCAGCCCCGAATCTCGCGTCATCTCAAGCTCTTGGCCGAGGCCGGGCTGGTCGAGCGGTTCCGTGAGGCGAGCTGGGTGTTCTACCGCCGCGCGGTCGATGCGCCGGGCGCCCCGCTCGCCGAGGCCCTGCTGGGGTTGATGGCGCCGGATGACGACATCCTGCTGCGCGATCATGAGCGGCTGGAGGCGGTGCGCACCGCCCGCGCCGCCCACGCACAGGCCTATTTCCGCGCTCATGCCCATGAGTGGGACGCGATTCGCCGCCTGCACGCCCCCGAGGAGGAGGTCGAGCGCGCGATTCAAGAATCTCTTCAAGGCGTTGAAATATCGTCGCTTCTGGATCTGGGAACCGGCACGGGCCGGGTTCTGGAGCTGTTCGCGCCGGTCATTGAGCGCGGGGTCGGCATCGATCTGTCGGCGGACATGCTGAGCGTCGCCCGCGCCAATCTGGAGCGCGCCGGCGTGCGCAACGCCACGGTGCGCCAGGGGGATATCTACAACCTCGCCCTGCCGCGCGATTCCTTCGACGTCGTCGTCGTTCATCAGGTGCTGCACTTTCTTGAGGACGCCCCGCGGGCGCTGAAGGAGGCGGCGCGGGTGCTGCGGCCGGGCGGGTGCCTGCTGGTGGTGGATTTCGATCCCCACGAGCTTGAATTCCTGCGCGACCAGCACGCCCATCGCCGTCTCGGCTTCGCGCCGGAAATCATGGAGAACTGGCTCGCGCAGGCGGGTCTTGTTCTCCAGTCGCACCGCTCGCTTGCCCCGCAAGCTGATGGAAAACTTACCGTTTCTCTTTGGCTCGCCCGCGATGCACGCGCCGCGCTGGCCACCAACCAACACAATAGGGAGGTCGCCTGA
- the tsaA gene encoding tRNA (N6-threonylcarbamoyladenosine(37)-N6)-methyltransferase TrmO: MDDQSDTTKEPDPDSDSDGGAVAPSDFGIRPGERVHPLPAVTDAGLHFIGRLRTPWTERAGCPKNGRESEAVCTVELDPAFVPALDGLEGTTHLWLLYWMDRAPRELLVQVPRQYGKGRGTFALRSPARPNPIAMSAVRLLGIEGNLLTVIGLDCLDGTPLLDIKPYFASTDCHPEAVVGWHRERREYFVK, from the coding sequence ATGGACGATCAGAGCGACACGACCAAGGAGCCGGACCCCGATTCGGACTCCGACGGCGGCGCGGTGGCGCCTTCCGACTTCGGCATTCGCCCCGGCGAACGCGTCCATCCCCTGCCGGCCGTCACCGATGCCGGACTGCATTTCATCGGCCGGCTGCGCACCCCGTGGACCGAGCGCGCGGGCTGCCCGAAGAACGGGCGCGAGAGCGAGGCGGTGTGCACGGTGGAACTCGACCCCGCCTTTGTGCCCGCGCTCGACGGACTGGAGGGGACCACGCATCTGTGGCTGCTGTACTGGATGGACCGCGCCCCGCGCGAGCTTCTGGTTCAGGTGCCCCGCCAGTACGGCAAGGGGCGCGGCACTTTCGCCCTGCGCAGCCCGGCACGGCCCAACCCCATCGCCATGAGCGCGGTGCGGCTGCTCGGCATCGAAGGGAACCTTCTGACGGTCATCGGACTTGATTGCCTCGATGGCACGCCGCTTCTCGATATCAAACCCTACTTCGCCTCGACGGACTGCCATCCGGAGGCAGTGGTGGGATGGCACCGCGAACGTCGTGAATATTTCGTTAAGTGA
- a CDS encoding L,D-transpeptidase family protein, with amino-acid sequence MMMVVRPGLVSAVALTVLSSVSVASAQYYPTEQAQPGYDASGAAAPPENVQVPAAIDPYGAAATGQPAQQGYAEPSYGQSPTTVANAPVANAPYSNPASQPAGYPPGAYSGQPPAGMLSPYGSTLSVRTDAPAQATYVPPATTGSVPRADLNNSYGTNGSSVAMLPPEDQPEEGPAKELPAYLKRQVVDYVTTQPPGTIVIDTPNTFLYYVLPGGKAERYGIGVGREGFTWSGTEKVSRKAEWADWRPPAEMIERQPYLPRFMAGGPGNPLGARTMYLGSTVYRIHGTNQPSTIGQFMSSGCIRMLNEDVEDLYDRVKVGTKVVVMPGNPPEKPAEEAEATPASTTVSAAPGFAVQ; translated from the coding sequence ATGATGATGGTCGTTCGCCCTGGTCTCGTCTCCGCTGTCGCGCTTACCGTGCTTTCGTCGGTCAGCGTCGCCAGCGCCCAATATTACCCGACGGAGCAGGCGCAGCCGGGCTATGACGCCTCCGGCGCCGCCGCTCCGCCTGAAAACGTGCAGGTGCCGGCCGCCATCGATCCCTATGGCGCCGCGGCCACCGGCCAGCCCGCGCAGCAGGGCTATGCCGAGCCGTCCTATGGCCAGTCGCCCACGACGGTCGCCAACGCACCTGTCGCCAACGCGCCTTATTCCAATCCGGCGAGCCAGCCGGCCGGCTATCCGCCCGGCGCCTATTCCGGCCAGCCGCCGGCGGGGATGCTCTCGCCTTATGGCTCGACGCTTTCCGTGCGCACCGATGCGCCGGCGCAGGCCACCTACGTGCCGCCCGCCACCACCGGCAGCGTGCCGCGCGCGGACCTGAACAACAGCTACGGCACCAACGGGTCCAGCGTCGCGATGCTGCCTCCCGAGGACCAGCCCGAGGAAGGCCCGGCGAAGGAGCTGCCCGCTTACCTGAAGCGGCAGGTGGTGGACTACGTGACCACCCAGCCCCCCGGCACCATCGTCATCGATACGCCGAACACGTTCCTTTACTACGTGCTGCCCGGCGGCAAGGCCGAGCGCTACGGCATCGGCGTCGGCCGCGAGGGCTTCACCTGGTCGGGCACCGAGAAGGTCAGCCGCAAGGCGGAATGGGCCGACTGGCGCCCGCCGGCGGAAATGATCGAGCGCCAGCCCTACCTGCCGCGCTTCATGGCCGGCGGACCGGGCAACCCGCTCGGCGCGCGCACCATGTATCTGGGCTCCACGGTCTACCGCATCCACGGCACCAACCAGCCATCGACCATCGGCCAGTTCATGTCCTCGGGCTGCATCCGCATGCTCAATGAGGATGTGGAAGACCTGTATGATCGCGTGAAGGTCGGCACCAAGGTCGTCGTCATGCCGGGCAATCCGCCGGAGAAGCCCGCCGAAGAGGCCGAGGCGACCCCCGCGAGCACCACGGTGAGCGCGGCCCCGGGCTTCGCCGTCCAGTGA
- a CDS encoding MOSC domain-containing protein, protein MSATLDLFGAPVPVPAQRFSARLARTLIADGESFMTREVPALAVTLEGVSGDRHAGYARPADSRVPWYPRGVQIRNCRQLSLVAPDELAEIARRLQIAVLRPEWIGANLVIEGVPRLTQLPPGTRLHFPGGAALVVEGENAPCRQAGAAVARAVSGGTDFDTAFVKAAAGRRGLVAWVERAGEIAAGTDVALRVPPQRPWTR, encoded by the coding sequence ATGTCCGCCACACTCGACCTGTTCGGCGCGCCGGTACCCGTGCCCGCGCAGCGCTTTTCCGCCCGTCTGGCGCGCACGCTCATTGCCGATGGCGAGAGCTTCATGACCCGTGAGGTGCCCGCCCTGGCGGTTACGCTGGAAGGGGTGAGCGGCGATCGCCACGCCGGTTACGCGCGGCCGGCCGATTCGCGCGTGCCGTGGTACCCGCGGGGCGTGCAGATCCGCAATTGCCGCCAGCTCTCGCTGGTCGCGCCCGATGAGCTGGCCGAGATCGCGCGGCGGCTTCAGATTGCCGTGCTCCGTCCGGAATGGATCGGCGCCAATCTTGTGATCGAGGGCGTGCCACGTCTCACGCAGCTGCCACCGGGAACGCGGCTGCATTTTCCGGGCGGGGCGGCACTGGTCGTGGAAGGGGAGAATGCGCCCTGTCGTCAGGCCGGTGCGGCGGTGGCGAGGGCGGTCTCTGGCGGCACTGACTTTGACACGGCATTCGTCAAAGCGGCCGCGGGGCGGCGCGGACTGGTCGCCTGGGTGGAGCGTGCCGGCGAGATCGCCGCCGGCACGGATGTCGCGCTGCGCGTCCCGCCTCAGAGGCCGTGGACGCGCTGA